In Rhodoferax koreense, a genomic segment contains:
- a CDS encoding alpha/beta fold hydrolase has translation MSQTDPFQPAGQPAPSTAPLPALLLLPGLLCDQAVWAAQSVALASLARCVVPDYGMSDSIEAMARLALQAAPAPRFALAGHSMGGRVALEIMRLAPERVERLALLDTGYQPLPDGSAAEHERAQRYALLATARGHGMRAMGEAWALGMVHPTRLADRLPGDVFEEILAMIERKSPDIFAAQIQALLARPDATPVLGGIACPTLVACGRQDTWSPLARHVQMADRIPGARLAVVEESGHMATMERPVAVSGLLADWLAAPGA, from the coding sequence ATGAGCCAAACCGATCCATTCCAGCCCGCGGGCCAGCCCGCGCCATCGACCGCACCGTTGCCAGCGCTATTGCTGCTGCCGGGCCTGTTGTGCGACCAGGCCGTGTGGGCCGCGCAGTCGGTGGCCCTGGCGTCCCTGGCGCGCTGTGTCGTGCCCGACTACGGCATGAGCGATTCCATCGAGGCCATGGCACGCCTGGCGCTGCAGGCTGCACCCGCGCCGCGGTTCGCGCTGGCCGGTCACAGCATGGGCGGGCGGGTGGCGCTGGAGATCATGCGGCTCGCACCCGAGCGGGTGGAGCGGCTGGCCTTGCTCGACACCGGCTACCAGCCCTTGCCCGATGGCAGTGCCGCCGAGCACGAGCGCGCGCAGCGCTACGCGTTGCTGGCGACGGCGCGCGGGCACGGCATGCGGGCCATGGGGGAGGCCTGGGCCCTGGGCATGGTGCACCCGACGCGGCTTGCCGACCGCTTGCCCGGGGACGTGTTCGAAGAGATCCTGGCCATGATCGAGCGCAAGTCGCCCGACATCTTCGCCGCGCAGATCCAGGCGCTGCTCGCCCGCCCCGATGCCACGCCGGTGCTGGGTGGCATCGCCTGCCCGACGCTCGTGGCCTGCGGCCGGCAGGACACCTGGAGCCCGCTGGCGCGCCACGTGCAGATGGCCGATCGCATTCCCGGCGCGCGGCTGGCGGTGGTCGAGGAGTCCGGCCACATGGCGACCATGGAGCGGCCGGTGGCAGTGTCCGGCCTGTTGGCGGACTGGCTGGCGGCACCGGGCGCCTGA